The following proteins are co-located in the Paracoccaceae bacterium Fryx2 genome:
- a CDS encoding pilus assembly protein, which produces MTASRAIARIWHCRSGTAAIEFAFVIGPLMLLMFGAIEVARLVWVRKAIDESAISGARCMGIKAAACATADHVDPVATKAHIRKQAGSWGLSLASSMIELDEAAGCGEPTGGFSSVIISYQFNSVLTLLTGPRLSFEACFPNQD; this is translated from the coding sequence ATGACCGCTAGCCGCGCGATAGCCCGAATCTGGCACTGCCGAAGCGGCACTGCGGCAATCGAGTTTGCCTTTGTCATCGGCCCCCTGATGCTGTTGATGTTTGGTGCCATCGAAGTGGCCCGCCTCGTCTGGGTGCGCAAAGCCATTGATGAAAGCGCGATTTCGGGCGCGCGCTGCATGGGGATCAAGGCTGCAGCCTGCGCCACGGCCGATCATGTCGACCCCGTCGCAACCAAGGCGCATATCCGCAAGCAGGCAGGTTCGTGGGGGCTTTCGCTTGCGTCATCGATGATCGAACTGGACGAGGCCGCAGGTTGTGGCGAACCGACCGGCGGGTTTTCCAGCGTGATCATCAGCTACCAGTTCAACAGTGTCCTGACCCTGTTGACCGGCCCCCGGCTGTCGTTCGAAGCTTGCTTCCCCAATCAGGACTGA
- a CDS encoding biliverdin-producing heme oxygenase, with product MIADDGAVRAGRAFPTPLSGELRARTASLHDQAEVLLGLPDSIGGRGEYADWLGHFLAFYQPLERNLGAFDEWRVLAPFPPDSEHSRRLIRDLEALGFDSRAMARLPDAPCPTLKTFAQALGARYVLEGATLGGKVILRELQARMGPEIAGATAFFGGGEPAKSSTWRVFRLAVDRYGAQRTECREDVLAGAETTFRALLEWFEPFVTDKSPLRRKQPEHGKAGSTDASGPEGALK from the coding sequence ATGATTGCCGACGATGGCGCAGTGCGCGCGGGCCGCGCCTTTCCGACTCCGCTCTCGGGGGAATTGCGGGCGCGGACGGCATCGCTTCACGATCAGGCCGAAGTCCTGCTCGGGTTGCCCGACAGCATCGGCGGCAGGGGCGAGTATGCCGATTGGCTCGGGCATTTCTTGGCCTTCTACCAACCTCTGGAACGCAACCTGGGCGCGTTCGACGAATGGCGCGTTCTGGCCCCCTTCCCCCCCGACTCCGAGCATTCCCGACGGCTGATCCGCGACCTTGAAGCACTGGGCTTCGACAGCCGGGCCATGGCCCGCCTTCCCGATGCCCCATGTCCGACGCTAAAGACCTTCGCGCAGGCCCTGGGCGCGCGCTATGTCCTGGAGGGGGCGACCCTTGGGGGAAAGGTGATCCTGCGGGAACTGCAGGCGCGGATGGGCCCCGAAATTGCCGGAGCCACGGCCTTTTTCGGGGGCGGCGAGCCTGCCAAGTCATCGACCTGGCGCGTGTTCAGGTTGGCCGTCGATCGCTATGGCGCACAGCGCACGGAGTGCCGGGAGGATGTGCTGGCGGGGGCCGAGACGACGTTTCGCGCCTTGCTGGAGTGGTTTGAACCCTTCGTCACGGACAAGAGCCCCCTGCGGCGGAAACAGCCCGAACACGGAAAGGCCGGATCGACCGACGCATCCGGCCCCGAAGGAGCCTTGAAATGA
- a CDS encoding EAL domain-containing protein has protein sequence MIIAMPPGNPTNLDRCEREPIATPGAIQPHGALLTAVWDSGLIAHASANLDRILGASPASVLGQPIDRVIDGLNDLRQRGMLPGSQALPSTGHLRDPQGRPLQMHAFRSGRYLCVDIEVIQATAQRMQVGLAQTIIESFATAQTQTDLCALAVRGLKAVTGYHRIMAYRFGADGHGEVIAEACNPGMVPYLGLRYPASDIPQVARALYLRQRVGAIADSSYLPVPLLGHPDLDDGVPLDLTHSGLRSVSPVHLEYMRNMQTAASLTVGLADGGKLWGMLVCHHMTPRVPDPEQRSVAGMIGQVVSLMLGSLGETETALQKLGRQAILTALVEKLGAPGTLPEAFAGAQADLLGLVDAAGALVRLSGTTLRLGVLPPPCVVERVLPTPLPGPAADPLALDDLGLRHPDLAPSVADGAGVMVLPLASGGSDLIAWFRPEQRRTITWGGNPANHAKWDPDLGRMTPRASFAAWKETVSGRSNPWTMADLAQAQALRQAVATEMAQRDSAELAKLRHYDPLTGLANRSLLQERLTALLAESGAGAALLFLDLDRFKAVNDSMGHGVGDALLVEVAQRLSAAVRPDDLVARLGGDEFVVLCSGLDHGDVTRLGERLRHMIDQPFEIAGRWCHVSASIGVANTADLGNLDLVQAADIAMYAAKQVGGNRSQVFEPELHEVAARQVTFDRDLRDATGRDQFKLEYQPIFALAAKGKRLKGFEALLRWEHPQQGTLLPDQFIPMAEKLGHIHPIGDWVMATAVRQALALRTACPGLDLKIYVNVSPLQLAHPGFLSGLLDLLQSVPAFPPQALCIEVTESVVGDTNVGDILRQICAMGVRVAIDDFGTGFSSLSRIRCLPAHEVKLDRSFLNQLSMDDKSGKFLGILNALIHSADMSVVQEGIETEAQLDFVRAAGADLVQGYFLSLPLSIDEATQLARQHGQQSMAERKAAT, from the coding sequence ATGATCATTGCAATGCCTCCGGGCAACCCGACGAACCTGGACCGTTGCGAGCGGGAGCCGATTGCTACCCCCGGCGCTATCCAGCCGCACGGGGCTTTGCTCACGGCGGTGTGGGACAGCGGGCTGATCGCCCATGCCAGCGCCAACCTTGACAGGATTCTCGGCGCGTCGCCGGCTTCCGTCCTTGGTCAGCCGATCGACAGGGTGATCGACGGTCTGAACGATCTCCGGCAGCGCGGGATGCTGCCCGGATCGCAGGCCCTGCCATCAACGGGCCATCTCCGCGATCCGCAAGGCAGGCCCTTGCAGATGCACGCCTTCCGGTCGGGCCGCTATCTGTGCGTCGACATCGAAGTGATCCAGGCGACCGCGCAAAGAATGCAGGTCGGCCTTGCGCAGACGATCATCGAGAGCTTCGCCACCGCGCAGACGCAGACCGACCTCTGCGCACTGGCCGTGCGTGGGCTGAAGGCGGTGACGGGTTACCATCGGATCATGGCCTACCGCTTCGGCGCGGACGGTCATGGCGAGGTGATTGCCGAAGCGTGCAATCCCGGAATGGTGCCCTACCTCGGCCTGCGCTACCCGGCCTCGGACATTCCGCAGGTCGCGCGGGCGCTGTACCTGCGCCAGCGCGTCGGCGCGATCGCGGATTCCTCCTACCTGCCCGTTCCCCTGCTCGGGCATCCCGACCTGGACGACGGGGTGCCGCTGGACCTGACGCACAGCGGCCTGCGCAGCGTGTCGCCGGTCCATCTGGAATACATGCGCAACATGCAGACCGCCGCGAGTCTGACCGTCGGGCTTGCCGATGGGGGCAAGCTGTGGGGAATGCTGGTCTGCCACCACATGACCCCCAGGGTGCCCGACCCGGAACAGAGATCCGTGGCAGGCATGATCGGCCAGGTGGTTTCGCTGATGCTGGGCAGCCTGGGCGAGACGGAAACCGCCCTGCAGAAGCTTGGCCGGCAAGCCATCCTCACCGCGCTGGTGGAAAAGCTCGGGGCGCCGGGCACGCTGCCGGAGGCATTCGCAGGTGCGCAGGCCGATCTGCTGGGGCTTGTCGATGCGGCCGGCGCGCTGGTCCGCCTGTCCGGGACCACCCTGCGCCTTGGCGTTCTGCCCCCGCCCTGCGTGGTCGAAAGGGTGCTTCCGACGCCCCTGCCGGGGCCGGCGGCGGACCCTCTCGCCCTGGATGACCTCGGGCTGCGCCATCCCGACCTGGCACCGTCCGTGGCCGACGGGGCGGGTGTGATGGTTCTACCGCTGGCATCCGGCGGCAGCGACCTGATCGCCTGGTTCAGACCGGAACAGCGGCGCACCATCACCTGGGGCGGGAACCCGGCCAACCACGCAAAATGGGATCCGGACCTTGGCCGGATGACCCCCCGCGCCTCCTTCGCCGCGTGGAAGGAAACCGTTTCCGGCCGGTCCAATCCCTGGACGATGGCCGATCTTGCCCAGGCACAGGCCCTTCGGCAAGCGGTTGCAACCGAGATGGCACAGCGCGACAGCGCCGAACTGGCGAAATTGCGTCATTACGATCCGCTGACCGGCCTTGCCAACCGAAGCCTGCTGCAGGAAAGGCTGACCGCCTTGCTGGCGGAATCCGGGGCGGGCGCGGCGCTGCTGTTTCTCGATCTCGATCGCTTCAAGGCCGTCAACGATTCCATGGGGCATGGCGTGGGCGATGCGTTGCTGGTCGAGGTCGCGCAGCGGCTTTCGGCCGCCGTGCGCCCGGATGATCTGGTGGCCCGGCTTGGCGGCGACGAGTTCGTCGTGCTCTGCTCGGGGCTGGACCACGGCGATGTCACCCGGCTTGGCGAGCGCCTGCGGCACATGATCGACCAGCCGTTCGAGATCGCGGGCCGCTGGTGTCATGTGTCCGCCAGCATCGGCGTCGCCAACACGGCCGACCTGGGAAACCTTGATCTGGTGCAGGCGGCCGACATCGCCATGTATGCCGCCAAGCAGGTCGGCGGCAACCGCAGCCAGGTGTTCGAGCCGGAGCTTCATGAAGTGGCAGCGCGGCAGGTGACGTTCGACCGCGATCTGCGCGATGCGACCGGGCGCGACCAGTTCAAGCTGGAATATCAGCCGATCTTCGCCCTGGCCGCGAAGGGAAAGAGGCTGAAGGGGTTCGAGGCGCTCTTGCGCTGGGAACATCCGCAACAGGGCACGCTGCTGCCTGACCAGTTCATTCCTATGGCCGAAAAACTGGGCCACATCCATCCGATCGGAGACTGGGTGATGGCGACGGCGGTCCGGCAGGCGCTGGCCTTGCGCACGGCCTGCCCCGGCCTCGATCTCAAGATCTACGTCAACGTCTCGCCGTTGCAACTCGCCCACCCCGGGTTTCTTTCCGGGCTGCTGGATCTGCTGCAAAGCGTTCCGGCCTTTCCGCCGCAGGCGCTTTGCATCGAGGTCACCGAAAGCGTCGTGGGCGACACGAACGTGGGAGACATTCTCCGCCAGATCTGCGCGATGGGGGTGCGCGTCGCAATCGACGATTTCGGCACCGGCTTTTCCTCGCTTTCGCGCATTCGCTGCCTGCCGGCCCATGAGGTCAAACTCGACCGAAGCTTCCTGAACCAGCTGTCCATGGACGACAAGTCGGGCAAGTTCCTCGGCATCCTGAACGCCCTGATCCACTCCGCGGACATGAGCGTCGTCCAGGAGGGCATCGAGACAGAGGCCCAGCTTGACTTCGTGCGTGCCGCGGGCGCCGATCTGGTTCAGGGCTACTTCCTGTCCCTTCCCCTGTCCATCGACGAGGCGACGCAGCTAGCCCGCCAGCATGGTCAGCAATCGATGGCCGAACGGAAAGCTGCGACCTGA
- a CDS encoding Crp/Fnr family transcriptional regulator encodes MPTCDNPLTRKLSAFVALSGEELEALARLRRYPRTFRARREMIHEGQKPHSAFILESGWACSFRVLPGGERQIIDFHVPGDILGLRSILFRTLDHSGEAVTRIKASEVLLSDILASFSQTPRLATAVLWAAAREEAILVEHLVNLGRRSADVRVAHFLLELGARLELVGIGDERGFDCPLTQYYLADALGLSPVHVNRTLRRLREMGLVTFQKSRVRFDNLVALQDFAGFSPDYLDHDRPLLQNAAPPGELAAEAALIAARGSGASRGGGFAEH; translated from the coding sequence ATGCCGACCTGTGACAATCCGCTGACGCGAAAGCTCTCTGCCTTTGTCGCCCTGTCGGGCGAGGAACTGGAGGCTCTTGCGCGCCTTCGACGTTACCCCCGAACCTTTCGGGCCCGGCGCGAGATGATCCATGAAGGGCAGAAACCCCATTCCGCCTTCATTCTGGAATCGGGCTGGGCCTGTTCGTTCAGGGTGCTTCCCGGTGGAGAACGGCAGATCATAGATTTCCATGTTCCCGGCGACATTCTGGGGCTGCGCAGCATCCTGTTCCGCACACTGGACCACAGCGGCGAAGCTGTCACACGCATCAAGGCATCAGAGGTGCTCCTTTCCGATATTCTCGCCAGCTTTTCTCAGACGCCACGCCTTGCAACCGCCGTCTTGTGGGCTGCGGCGCGCGAAGAGGCAATACTGGTCGAACATCTCGTCAATCTTGGTCGCCGCTCGGCGGATGTGCGCGTTGCCCACTTCCTGCTTGAACTGGGCGCACGGCTGGAACTGGTGGGGATCGGTGACGAGAGGGGCTTCGACTGCCCCCTGACACAATACTATCTTGCCGATGCCCTTGGGCTGAGCCCTGTGCATGTGAACCGCACCTTGCGACGCCTGCGCGAAATGGGTCTGGTGACGTTCCAGAAGTCGCGCGTAAGGTTCGACAATCTCGTCGCGCTTCAGGATTTCGCCGGCTTCTCGCCGGATTATCTCGATCATGACCGGCCCCTTCTGCAGAACGCAGCCCCACCCGGCGAGCTCGCGGCCGAAGCAGCCCTGATCGCCGCGCGCGGATCAGGTGCAAGTCGTGGCGGGGGGTTTGCCGAGCATTGA
- a CDS encoding cold-shock protein has protein sequence MAKGTVKWFNSTKGFGFIAPEGGKNDVFVHISALERSGIRELADGQAITFDIEAGRDGRESAVNLKLA, from the coding sequence ATGGCCAAAGGCACCGTGAAATGGTTCAACAGCACAAAGGGCTTCGGCTTCATTGCCCCGGAAGGCGGCAAGAATGACGTGTTCGTCCACATCTCCGCCCTTGAGCGGTCAGGGATCAGGGAACTCGCAGATGGGCAGGCCATCACGTTCGACATCGAAGCGGGCCGCGATGGCCGTGAATCGGCGGTCAACCTGAAACTGGCCTGA
- a CDS encoding DUF302 domain-containing protein has translation MGYTINRLFAGASFEDTDARTRKALAANGFGILTEIDVKATMKAKLDVDMPSYRILGACNPRMAHQAIGIEPRVGAMLPCNVILREVDGGIEVSAIDPAASMQAIDNPDLQLVAA, from the coding sequence ATGGGCTACACGATCAACCGGCTGTTCGCCGGAGCAAGCTTTGAAGACACCGATGCCCGCACGCGCAAGGCCCTTGCCGCCAACGGCTTCGGCATCCTGACCGAAATCGATGTCAAGGCAACGATGAAGGCAAAGCTGGATGTCGATATGCCATCCTATCGCATTCTCGGGGCGTGCAACCCCAGGATGGCCCACCAGGCGATCGGGATCGAACCGCGGGTCGGCGCCATGCTGCCCTGCAACGTGATCCTGCGCGAGGTTGACGGCGGCATCGAGGTCAGCGCAATCGACCCCGCGGCCTCGATGCAGGCGATCGACAATCCGGACCTGCAGCTTGTCGCAGCCTAG
- a CDS encoding dihydrolipoyl dehydrogenase, which translates to MKVDTVIVGAGTAGLSALREVRRHTDDFLLVNDGHWGTTCAAVGCMPSKALIEAANAFHRRLAFDEFGIRGADAVRPDIPAVLARVRAMRDGFVKGPEGVPGKLGARARSGRARLLGPGRLAVNGEEIEARAIILAPGSRPVVPGPWARFGGRILTTDSLFEQADLPRRIAVIGMGAIGVEIAQALARLGLEIAGFDAAVGVAGIDDPQILAAFLPLIGAEMALHLGAPAELEPSGDAIRVVGAGGTFDADAVLVAIGRRPNTDGLGLETLGVPLDDKGMPEVDPATLRIGGLNVFLAGDANGFRPLLHEAADEGHIAGRMAAPDAAGNGFCRRTPLSIVFSSPQVARVGLPLSRLGDRDVVSGSADFSTQARARMARTAGGLLRIHAERTTGRLLAAEMCVPSAEHLAHLLALAVERQMTVADMLAMPFYHPVLEEGLRSALRDLAKGVAGTGGSDLSDCPEIGHDALE; encoded by the coding sequence ATGAAGGTCGATACCGTCATTGTCGGCGCGGGCACGGCAGGCCTCTCGGCCCTGCGCGAGGTGCGTCGGCATACCGATGATTTCCTGCTGGTCAATGACGGGCATTGGGGCACGACCTGCGCCGCGGTGGGCTGTATGCCCTCAAAGGCGCTGATCGAGGCGGCAAATGCCTTTCACCGGCGGCTTGCCTTCGACGAATTCGGCATTCGCGGCGCGGATGCGGTGCGGCCCGACATCCCCGCTGTCCTCGCGCGGGTTCGCGCCATGCGCGACGGCTTCGTGAAGGGGCCGGAGGGCGTGCCGGGCAAGCTCGGCGCGCGCGCCCGGTCAGGCCGCGCCCGCCTGCTGGGGCCCGGGCGGCTGGCGGTGAACGGGGAAGAGATCGAGGCGCGCGCGATCATCCTTGCCCCCGGCAGCCGCCCCGTGGTGCCCGGACCCTGGGCGCGTTTCGGCGGCCGCATCCTGACAACCGACAGCCTGTTCGAACAGGCGGATCTGCCGCGCCGCATCGCCGTGATCGGCATGGGCGCGATCGGCGTCGAGATTGCGCAGGCCCTTGCGCGACTGGGGCTGGAAATTGCAGGTTTCGACGCGGCCGTGGGGGTGGCCGGCATCGACGACCCACAGATCCTCGCGGCTTTCCTGCCGCTGATCGGGGCCGAGATGGCACTTCATCTGGGTGCCCCCGCCGAACTGGAGCCATCGGGCGATGCCATCCGCGTCGTGGGCGCGGGCGGCACTTTTGACGCCGATGCCGTTCTGGTGGCCATCGGACGACGCCCCAACACCGACGGTCTGGGGCTGGAGACGCTGGGCGTGCCGCTCGACGACAAGGGGATGCCCGAGGTCGACCCGGCAACGCTGCGGATCGGCGGCCTGAACGTGTTTCTTGCCGGTGACGCCAACGGGTTTCGCCCGCTGCTGCACGAGGCCGCCGACGAGGGGCATATCGCGGGCCGCATGGCCGCGCCCGATGCGGCAGGGAACGGGTTCTGTCGGCGCACGCCCTTGTCGATCGTGTTTTCATCGCCGCAGGTGGCGCGGGTGGGATTGCCGCTGTCACGCCTTGGCGACCGCGACGTTGTGTCGGGCAGCGCGGATTTCTCGACGCAGGCGCGGGCGCGCATGGCCCGGACCGCCGGCGGGCTGCTGCGCATCCATGCCGAGCGCACGACCGGCCGGCTTCTGGCAGCCGAGATGTGCGTGCCTTCGGCCGAACATCTCGCCCACCTTTTGGCACTTGCGGTGGAACGGCAGATGACGGTGGCCGACATGCTTGCCATGCCGTTCTACCATCCGGTGCTGGAAGAAGGCCTGCGCAGCGCCCTGCGTGATCTGGCCAAAGGGGTGGCCGGAACCGGTGGATCGGACCTGTCCGACTGCCCGGAGATCGGACATGATGCGCTGGAGTGA
- a CDS encoding DsbA family protein → MNVTRRTLILTGSAAALMPLPAFAQEAELTVEDVLFDPDGPVLGNPEGDVTLVEYFDYQCPCCKSGHPMLMEAVARDGNIRLVMKDWPIFGGESLRATRLTLGAAEMGRFEAANAALMATKARLSAAQVDEALIGAGIDIAAATAAFAGSADKWNAYLARNMRQADSFGLAGTPAYIIGQTLYSGALTQDVLDEAIRAART, encoded by the coding sequence ATGAACGTAACCCGCAGAACCCTGATCCTGACAGGCAGCGCCGCCGCCCTGATGCCGCTGCCCGCCTTCGCGCAAGAGGCGGAGCTTACCGTGGAAGATGTGCTGTTCGATCCCGACGGGCCGGTGCTCGGCAATCCGGAAGGCGATGTCACCCTGGTCGAATATTTCGACTATCAATGCCCCTGCTGCAAGTCGGGGCATCCGATGCTGATGGAAGCTGTCGCCCGCGATGGCAACATCCGGCTCGTGATGAAGGACTGGCCGATCTTCGGCGGCGAGTCCCTGCGCGCGACCCGGCTGACGCTGGGGGCAGCCGAAATGGGCCGGTTCGAGGCCGCCAACGCCGCGTTGATGGCCACCAAGGCGCGCCTGAGCGCGGCGCAGGTCGACGAGGCGCTGATCGGCGCAGGGATCGACATCGCCGCGGCAACGGCTGCCTTCGCCGGATCCGCCGACAAGTGGAACGCCTATCTCGCCCGCAACATGCGCCAGGCCGACAGTTTCGGGCTGGCAGGCACGCCCGCCTACATCATCGGCCAGACACTTTACTCCGGGGCCTTGACGCAGGATGTGCTGGACGAAGCGATCCGGGCCGCGCGGACCTGA
- a CDS encoding L,D-transpeptidase: MPDHPKLPPLRLSKALLLLALTGLAACAAPPDVLPASGPQVDPALQAMYAPIQDGENAIPAVPAQYLSERNKRQEVAYWTEEEPGTIVVDPHERFLYFILEDNRALRYGVAVGKAGLAFAGTGNVPFKREWPGWTPTRNMLETQPEMYGKYAAGLEGGIDNPLGARALYLFKGGKDTMYRIHGTNDASSIGQATSAGCIRLFNQDILDLYERVPPNTRVVVLDEMQAGQGTTPPPATLSAANAMTPTKGKPIR, from the coding sequence ATGCCGGACCACCCCAAACTGCCGCCCCTGCGGCTTTCCAAGGCGCTGCTGCTGCTTGCACTGACCGGGCTGGCCGCCTGCGCCGCACCACCCGACGTATTGCCTGCATCCGGGCCTCAGGTCGATCCCGCGCTTCAGGCGATGTATGCGCCGATCCAGGACGGCGAGAACGCCATTCCCGCAGTGCCGGCGCAGTATCTGTCAGAGCGCAACAAGAGGCAGGAGGTGGCCTACTGGACCGAAGAAGAACCCGGAACCATCGTGGTCGATCCCCATGAGAGGTTCCTGTACTTCATCCTCGAAGACAACCGCGCGCTGCGCTACGGCGTGGCGGTGGGCAAGGCCGGGCTGGCCTTTGCAGGCACCGGCAACGTGCCCTTCAAGCGCGAATGGCCGGGCTGGACGCCGACCCGGAACATGCTGGAAACCCAGCCGGAGATGTACGGAAAATATGCCGCCGGTCTGGAAGGGGGCATCGACAACCCGCTGGGCGCGCGGGCGCTTTACCTGTTCAAGGGCGGCAAGGACACGATGTACCGCATCCACGGCACCAATGATGCGTCGTCGATCGGGCAGGCCACCTCGGCGGGCTGCATCCGGCTGTTCAACCAGGACATCCTCGATCTTTACGAACGCGTGCCGCCCAACACCCGCGTGGTCGTGCTCGACGAGATGCAGGCCGGGCAGGGCACCACGCCGCCACCGGCCACATTGTCCGCCGCCAACGCCATGACCCCAACCAAAGGAAAGCCGATCCGATGA
- a CDS encoding TlpA disulfide reductase family protein, with product MQGVEIGPLVFSGPRFAAITGIIVFLVVTEIMARARGPAFRRWSGQVVIGGILAARLGFVALHWPDFLADPASVLYLWQGGFSLVAAGVGVAGISLFHLWRRPQDAAMAGLALASAMALANVAFQISGDAAATALPPTAFATLAGDPVILSDRGGRPLVVNLWATWCPPCRRELPMMAEVAAGLTDVDMVFANQGEGPVIVERFLAREGLAPGTVVIDSGQDLYRHYGALGLPATLFIGADGRLQDAHLGKISRSQLNAGIARLKGQP from the coding sequence ATGCAGGGGGTGGAGATCGGCCCGCTGGTGTTTTCCGGCCCGCGCTTTGCGGCCATCACCGGCATCATCGTATTCCTGGTCGTGACCGAGATCATGGCGCGCGCGCGCGGGCCCGCGTTCCGAAGGTGGTCGGGGCAGGTCGTCATCGGCGGTATCCTTGCCGCCCGTCTGGGCTTCGTGGCGCTGCACTGGCCGGATTTTCTGGCCGATCCGGCCAGCGTCCTTTACCTCTGGCAGGGCGGCTTTTCGCTGGTTGCCGCCGGGGTCGGGGTGGCGGGCATCAGCCTGTTTCACCTGTGGCGCAGGCCGCAGGATGCAGCCATGGCGGGGCTGGCCCTCGCGTCAGCCATGGCACTGGCGAATGTCGCCTTCCAGATCAGCGGTGATGCTGCCGCCACGGCGCTGCCGCCGACAGCCTTTGCGACACTGGCGGGCGATCCGGTGATCCTGTCGGACCGGGGCGGCAGACCGCTGGTCGTCAACCTCTGGGCCACCTGGTGCCCGCCCTGCCGCCGCGAATTGCCGATGATGGCGGAAGTCGCGGCGGGGCTGACCGATGTGGACATGGTGTTTGCCAATCAGGGCGAGGGCCCGGTGATCGTCGAGCGGTTCCTCGCCCGCGAGGGGCTGGCACCGGGCACCGTCGTCATCGACAGCGGGCAGGACCTCTACCGCCACTACGGCGCGCTCGGGTTGCCCGCCACCCTGTTCATCGGCGCCGATGGCCGCCTGCAAGACGCCCATCTGGGCAAGATTTCCCGCAGCCAGCTGAACGCTGGAATTGCGCGTCTGAAAGGACAACCCTGA